Sequence from the Microbacterium sp. 1.5R genome:
ATGTCATCACCTGCCCAGCCCGACGTTCCGATCTGGACCACGGTGCAGGAGCTCCTCGAGGCGGACGACCGAGTCACTCCTCAGCTCCAGGGATTCCTCAGCCTCGCGGTTCCGGCCGGCGTGATGGCCGCCACCCTCTATCTCGAGGTCCCGAACGATCTCACCGCGGCACAGATCAACAAGAGGCTGCGGCTTCCGATCATGGAGGCCCTCTCCCACATCGGCGATGAGGTGACGTCGTACCGCGTGGTCGTGAATCATGAGCTCGCCGAGCAGCCGACGGCGCCCATCGCGGTCGCCGATTACGGCCGCCAGGAGCAGATCCGCGTCGAATCCCCGATGGAGCAGCCGACGCAGCTGCGCCACGAGTCCCGCCTGAACCCGAAGTACACCTTCGACAACTTCGTCATCGGGCAGTCCAACCGGTTCGCCCATGCCGCTGCCGTCGCCGTCGCCGAAGCGCCGGCCAAGGCGTACAACCCGCTCTTCATCTACGGCGACTCGGGCCTCGGCAAGACGCACCTGCTGCACGCGATCGGCGACTACGCCCAATCCCTCTATGCAGGGGTCAAGGTCCGGTACGTCTCCAGCGAGGAGTTCACGAACGACTTCATCAACTCGATCGCGAACAACCGAGGTGCAGCCTTCCAGGCCCGCTACCGCGATGTGGACATCCTCCTGATCGACGACATCCAGTTCCTACAGGGTCGCGCGGAGACCCAGGAGGCGTTCTTCCACACCTTCAACACGCTGCACGACCACAACAAGCAGGTCGTCATCACCAGCGACGTCGCGCCGAAGCATCTCACCGGCTTCGAGGATCGCATGCGCAGTCGGTTCGAATGGGGCCTGATCACCGACGTGCAGGCGCCCGACCTCGAGACGCGCATCGCGATCCTCCGCAAGAAGGCGCAGAGCGAGGCGCTTCATATTCCCGACGAGGTACTCGAGTACATCGCCACCGTGGTGTCGTCGAACATCCGTGAACTCGAGGGTGCGCTGATACGCGTCTCCGCATTCGCCAGCCTGAACCGTTCGGCCCTCGACATCTCGCTCGCCCAGACGGTGCTCCGCGACATCATCGACACGGCAGAGGACAACATCATCTCGCCGACCGACATCATCACTGCGACCGCGCAGTACTTCAAGCTGACGGTCGACGACCTGTACGGCTCCAGCAGGTCTCAGCAGATCGCCACATCGCGCCAGATCGCGATGTACCTGTGCCGCGAGCGGACGAGTCTGTCCCTGCCGAAGATCGGCCAGCTGTTCGGCAACCGCGATCACACCACCGTCATGTACGCCTACAAGAAGATCAGCGAGCTCATGAAGGAGCGCCGTTCGATCTACAACCAGGTGACCGAGATCACCACGCAGCTCGGTCGACGCTGAGTCCACGCCGCCTCGAAAAAGGGGGTCGTAGCTTCCGATAGGAGGCTGCGACCCCCTTTGCGTGCGTGTGAGCGGCATACGACGGAGCAGATCGATGCCAGTTTGCACATGTGGATAACTTGTGGATGACTCGCCTGCAGGTCGGGACGAATGTGTGTGAAACCGTCGAACCTGTGGATAACTGTGGGAGACCGTTCGACCCGACGGATGCCGTCCACCCGCGGATTCCTCAGGGATTCCACAACTGACAACCGTGTAGTTCCCTACTCGCGTCTGCTTTCCACCGAGTTATCCACAGTATCCACAGGTGTTAACACCGTTAAGGAGTTAATTCAATTCAGGGGCGATCCGATCACCAGAGGGTGGGGAAAGTCCGACAGGCCCGAGCTTTGATCCGGTCGTAGGGATACTCCCGAGTTGGGGGCTAGCATGGGAAGCCCTGCACTGGCAGGACCGATGACGACACGTCTCAGAACGACGACAAGGGAGCACCCGTGAGGTTTCAGGTCAACCGCGATGTCTTCAGCGAGGCCGTGTCGTTCGTGGTCAAGCTGCTTCCGCAGCGCAACCCGCAGCCCATCCTCGCCGGAGTCCTGATCGAGGCAGACGGCTCCGGTCTCACGCTCTCGGCGTTCGACTACGAGGCATCCGCGCGCACGACCATCGAAGCCACCGTCGACACACCGGGCACGATCCTGGTGCACGGTCGACTGCTCTCCGACATCGCCAGCCGCCTTCCCAACGCGCCGATCGAGATCGCCGTAGAGGACGACGGCAGCATCACGGTCACCTGCGGCTCGGCGCGGTTCACCCTCGCAGCCATGCCGGTCGAGGAATATCCGTCGATCCCCGAGGTGTCCGGTTCCTCCGGCGTCGTGCCCGCCGACGATTTCGGCACCGCGATCAGCCAGGTGGGTTTCGCCGCCTCGCGCGACGACGTCACCCCGGTCCTGACCGGAGTGCAGCTCGAGGTCTCCGGTCAGACGCTCAGCCTCGTGGCCACCGACCGCTACCGCGTCTCGCTCCGCGACGTGCCGTGGGACGGCGAAGCGGTCGAAGCCAGCGCACTGGTGCCCGCACGCACTCTTCTCGAGGTCGGAAAGACCTTCGGTCATGCAGGCACCATCCAGATCGCGTTCTCGGGAGCGGGCGACCGCGAGATCATCGCGTTCACGGCCGGCAACAAGACGGTCACCTCGCTGCTGATCAAGGGAAACTTCCCTCCGGTCCGCCGTCTCTTCCCGGAGCAGACCGAGCACTATGCGGTCGTGAACACCGCAGACCTCGTCGAGGCCGTGCGCCGTGTGTCGCTCGTGCTCGACCGAGCAGCTCCGCTGCGCTTCACGTTCACGTCCGACAGCGTGACGATGGATGCGTCGGGCAGTGAGCATGCGCGTGCATCCGAGTCCGTCGACGCGATCCTCTCGGGTGGCGACGACGTCACGCTCGGCCTCAACCCGCAGTACCTCATCGAGGCGCTCGGCGCGGTCAAGAGCGAGTTCGTCCGCGTCACCTTCACGTCGAGCGACAACGCGAACAAGCTCAGCCCCGTGCTGATCACGAGCCAGACCTCGGTCGACCAGGCCGGTCTGGATTCGTTCAAGTACCTGCTGCAGCCGAACCTGCTGCTTCGCTGATCCTGCGACGGGCGCGCTCCGCGCGGCGACGGCAGTGTC
This genomic interval carries:
- the dnaA gene encoding chromosomal replication initiator protein DnaA; this translates as MSSPAQPDVPIWTTVQELLEADDRVTPQLQGFLSLAVPAGVMAATLYLEVPNDLTAAQINKRLRLPIMEALSHIGDEVTSYRVVVNHELAEQPTAPIAVADYGRQEQIRVESPMEQPTQLRHESRLNPKYTFDNFVIGQSNRFAHAAAVAVAEAPAKAYNPLFIYGDSGLGKTHLLHAIGDYAQSLYAGVKVRYVSSEEFTNDFINSIANNRGAAFQARYRDVDILLIDDIQFLQGRAETQEAFFHTFNTLHDHNKQVVITSDVAPKHLTGFEDRMRSRFEWGLITDVQAPDLETRIAILRKKAQSEALHIPDEVLEYIATVVSSNIRELEGALIRVSAFASLNRSALDISLAQTVLRDIIDTAEDNIISPTDIITATAQYFKLTVDDLYGSSRSQQIATSRQIAMYLCRERTSLSLPKIGQLFGNRDHTTVMYAYKKISELMKERRSIYNQVTEITTQLGRR
- the dnaN gene encoding DNA polymerase III subunit beta, yielding MRFQVNRDVFSEAVSFVVKLLPQRNPQPILAGVLIEADGSGLTLSAFDYEASARTTIEATVDTPGTILVHGRLLSDIASRLPNAPIEIAVEDDGSITVTCGSARFTLAAMPVEEYPSIPEVSGSSGVVPADDFGTAISQVGFAASRDDVTPVLTGVQLEVSGQTLSLVATDRYRVSLRDVPWDGEAVEASALVPARTLLEVGKTFGHAGTIQIAFSGAGDREIIAFTAGNKTVTSLLIKGNFPPVRRLFPEQTEHYAVVNTADLVEAVRRVSLVLDRAAPLRFTFTSDSVTMDASGSEHARASESVDAILSGGDDVTLGLNPQYLIEALGAVKSEFVRVTFTSSDNANKLSPVLITSQTSVDQAGLDSFKYLLQPNLLLR